Proteins encoded within one genomic window of Zavarzinella sp.:
- a CDS encoding TIM barrel protein produces the protein MKLGIVGEATQLRFRSILPHMVRIGARGLQMSAVGEFAPKSLGETARRDIRNLLKSHEAHLTALNCPLQRGIDDEFQLQPRLEAIRDTMVLACELQSNVVLVPLPQIPVADEKGERPRVLRESLDFLGSTGDRLGCLVAMEIGFDPIPSVVEYLQQFSFGSLQVNYDPANMIFHRHEPLKDLVLLKDRLCHFHARDARKVSVSEGTQEVALGAGDVSWLAMIATLSAIEYRGWIVQRRTPGPNRMQDFEAGIQFLRKMTISS, from the coding sequence ATGAAATTGGGAATTGTCGGGGAAGCAACACAACTTCGGTTTCGGTCGATACTACCCCACATGGTGCGAATTGGGGCACGTGGCCTGCAGATGAGTGCGGTGGGCGAATTCGCACCTAAAAGTTTAGGCGAAACTGCCCGTAGAGACATTCGCAACCTGCTGAAAAGCCATGAAGCCCACCTGACGGCACTGAATTGCCCACTGCAACGTGGGATCGACGATGAATTTCAACTTCAGCCACGCCTGGAGGCGATTCGCGATACGATGGTGCTGGCGTGTGAACTGCAAAGCAACGTGGTGCTGGTGCCACTGCCGCAAATTCCAGTTGCCGACGAAAAAGGCGAACGCCCACGGGTGCTGCGGGAATCGCTGGATTTTCTGGGCAGCACCGGCGACCGGCTTGGCTGTCTGGTGGCAATGGAGATCGGTTTCGATCCTATCCCCTCTGTGGTAGAGTACTTACAGCAATTTTCTTTCGGTTCATTACAGGTGAATTACGATCCGGCGAACATGATTTTTCACCGCCACGAACCATTAAAAGACCTGGTGCTGCTGAAAGACCGACTGTGCCACTTTCACGCACGCGATGCCAGAAAGGTCAGTGTCAGCGAAGGCACGCAGGAAGTCGCTCTGGGTGCGGGTGACGTCTCCTGGCTGGCAATGATTGCCACGTTAAGTGCGATTGAGTACCGTGGCTGGATTGTGCAACGCCGCACCCCAGGACCAAACCGAATGCAGGACTTCGAAGCCGGGATCCAATTTCTACGAAAAATGACAATTTCTTCATGA